A single window of Channa argus isolate prfri chromosome 10, Channa argus male v1.0, whole genome shotgun sequence DNA harbors:
- the LOC137134130 gene encoding uncharacterized protein, translating into MIGPLTALILLHTVSYTETAEDSHLISLTVVGIGDDVTFQCSGSESDSKFFYLNKQPVGHLFQTVVALVLNKVRVSEQFKNSRFTVTQEKTQLFVTIKNVTKEDEATYFCQKGGTFSQMSYNGTFLAVNDPEHHKSVYVKQSTKTVSVQSGNSVTLQCSLFSKNKVQCPGEHSVYWFRAGSEGFHSGILYTHNISSDEPEERSCVYSLSKTIQNSSDAGTYYCAVVTCGKILFGEGTKVETNTELGPAVLVLGVLLALCGVVITVLIFYINQRKGCEHCKGSVNVPHHRGHNKSTVHNLDRGDKAGNYAALDFPSRRVKKGMKKDLPQECVYSVVKADYHNASDHKQIH; encoded by the exons cttacACTGAAACTGCAGAGGATTCTCACCTCATCTCTTTAACTGTGGTTGGAATTGGTGATGATGTTACTTTTCAATGTTCAGGCTCTGAGAGCGACAGCAAATTCTTTTACTTGAATAAGCAGCCCGTTGGGCATTTGTTCCAAACAGTTGTAGCTCTAGTTCTTAACAAAGTTAGAGTTAgtgaacaatttaaaaactcaCGTTTCACAGTGACACAAGAGAAGACCCAGCTTTTTGTCACCATCAAAAATGTCACCAAAGAGGATGAAGCtacatatttttgtcaaaaaggAGGGACGTTTTCACAGATGTCCTACAATGGCACATTCTTGGCGGTGAACG ATCCCGAGCACCATAAATCTGTCTATGTGAAGCAAAGCACTAAGACTGTGTCAGTCCAGTCGGGCAACTCAGTGACTCTCCAGTGTTCACTCTTCTCGAAGAACAAAGTCCAGTGTCCAGGTGAACACAGCGTTTACTGGTTCAGAGCTGGATCAGAGGGATTTCATTCAGGCATCCTTTACACTCACAATATCAGCAGTGATGAGCCAGAGGAAAGGAGCTGTGTCTACAGTTTGTCCAAAACTATACAAAACTCCTCTGATGCTGGGACTTATTACTGTGCTGTGGTCACATGTGGAAAGATCCTTTTTGGGGAAGGAACCAAAGTGGAGACAA ATACAGAATTAGGCCCAGCTGTCCTTGTTCTTGGTGTACTGCTGGCTCTTTGTGGGGTTGTGATTACTGTCcttattttttacataaatcaGAGGAAAGGCTGTGAACATTGTAAAG GATCAGTCAATGTTCCCCATCATCGTGGGCATAACAAGTCAACAGTGCATAATCTG GATCGTGGAGACAAGGCAGGGAACTATGCAGCACTGGATTTCCCCTCAAGGAGGGTGAAGAAAGGGATGAAGAAAGATTTGCCACAAGAGTGTGTGTACTCCGTTGTTAAAGCAGATTACCACAACGCTTCGGACCACAAGCAGATTCATTAG
- the LOC137134553 gene encoding polymeric immunoglobulin receptor-like: SDALTPVISVQLGEPVTFTCDLPNAEITRREVHWYRQSAGDTMKLVVILRKSTKPEFSKGFPESRMKVDDDNSFSNLTILRTIEEDEGMYQCAVIEWMTIPVWSGTYLLIKGNSQRTSNYTVVQWSTASDPVRPGDSVTLQCSLLSDSENKKCPGDHSVYWFRAGSEKSHPEIIHTDGNHQCEKRSDTVKSCVYGFSKTISSSDAGTYYCAVATCGQILFGNGTKLQIEDALTPVISVQLGEPVTFTCDLPNAEITRREVHWYRQSAGDTMKLVVILRKSTKPEFSKGFPESRMKVDDDNSFSNLTILRTIEEDEGMYQCAVIEWMTIPVWSGTYLLIKGNSQRTSNYTVVQWSTASDPVRPGDSVTLQCSLLSDSENKTCPGDHSVYWFRAGSEKSHPEIIHTDGNHQCEKRSDTVKSCVYGFSKTISSSDAGTYYCAVATCGQILFGNGTKLDIKDTNMWIQMTTAVIFLLSGVSTMIFLAFLFCPIKCDKNAAVSLHKYSKCQKTQQEKDDTQVYSAVIFTTIKTASGGITNAKAANRARIYAAAKAFGLN, encoded by the exons tcagatgCTCTGACTCCGGTGATCTCAGTTCAACTTGGGGAACCTGTAACCTTCACATGTGATCTGCCAAACGCTGAGATCACTCGTAGAGAAGTTCACTGGTACAGGCAGAGTGCCGGTGACACTATGAAATTAGTGGTGATTCTACGGAAATCAACAAAACCTGAGTTTTCAAAAGGGTTTCCTGAATCCAGAATGAAGGTGGATGATGATAACAGTTTTAGTAACCTGACCATTTTAAGGACGATTGAAGAAGATGAGGGAATGTATCAGTGTGCAGTCATTGAGTGGATGACAATTCCTGTATGGAGCGGAACATATCTGCTAATAAAAG GAAACAGTCAGAGGACATCAAACTATACTGTTGTTCAGTGGTCGACAGCATCTGATCCAGTCCGTCCAGGAGACTCAGTGACTCTCCAGTGttcacttctctctgactctgaGAACAAGAAGTGTCCAGGAGATCACAGTGTGTACTGGTTCAGAGCTGGATCAGAGAAATCTCATCCAGAAATCATCCACACTGATGGAAATCATCAGTGTGAGAAGAGATCTGACACTGTGAAGAGCTGTGTTTATGGCTTCTCTAAGACCATCAGCTCCTCTGATGCTGGGACTTATTACTGTGCTGTGGCCACATGTGGACagattttatttggaaatggaaCTAAACTGCAAATTGAAG ATGCTCTGACTCCGGTGATCTCAGTTCAACTTGGGGAACCTGTAACCTTCACATGTGATCTGCCAAACGCTGAGATCACTCGTAGAGAAGTTCACTGGTACAGGCAGAGTGCGGGTGACACTATGAAATTAGTGGTGATTCTACGGAAATCAACAAAACCTGAGTTTTCAAAAGGGTTTCCTGAATCCAGAATGAAGGTGGATGATGATAACAGTTTTAGTAACCTGACCATTTTAAGGACGATCGAAGAAGATGAGGGAATGTATCAGTGTGCAGTCATTGAGTGGATGACAATTCCTGTATGGAGCGGAACATATCTGCTAATAAAAG GAAACAGTCAGAGGACATCAAACTATACTGTTGTTCAGTGGTCGACAGCATCTGATCCAGTCCGTCCAGGAGACTCAGTGACTCTCCAGTGttcacttctctctgactctgaGAACAAGACGTGTCCAGGAGATCACAGTGTGTACTGGTTCAGAGCTGGATCAGAGAAATCTCATCCAGAAATCATCCACACTGATGGAAATCATCAGTGTGAGAAGAGATCTGACACTGTGAAGAGCTGTGTTTATGGCTTCTCTAAGACCATCAGCTCCTCTGATGCTGGGACTTATTACTGTGCTGTGGCCACATGTGGACagattttatttggaaatggaaCTAAACTGGACATTAAAG atACCAACATGTGGATACAAATGACCACTGCAGTTATTTTCCTGCTGAGTGGTGTCTCAACTATGATTTTTCTAGCCTTCCTCTTTTGTCCCATCAAGTGTGACAAAAATG CTGCTGTTTCCCtgcataaatacagtaaatgtcaaaaGACTCAACag gaaAAAGATGACACACAGGTTTATTCTGCTGTCATCTTTACCACTATTAAAACTGCCAGTGGTGGAATAACAAATGCCAAAGCAGCAAATAGAGCAAGGATCTATGCTGCAGCGAAGGCATTTGGATTGAATTAG
- the LOC137134570 gene encoding signal-regulatory protein beta-2-like, with product MMVLWVTMLLLHKGHSLVPVTTVQLGEPVTFMCANKDLNLRSKEIHWYKQSPGDTLKLIVTVLQSSPKEIEFSESRMKVTTDKYFSNFTILRTIREDEGMYHCGVTEWIKTEWSGTYLLVKGNSQRTSNYTVVQWSTPSDPVRPGVSVTVQCSLLSDSENKKCPGDHSVYWFRAGSEKSHPEIIHTDGNHQCEKRSDTVKSCVYGFSKTISSSDAGTYYCAVATCGQILFGNGTKLDIDETSVLSHTAGVIISLLCVVLALSLIVISVLICGIQNNKCGDAAVSLHKNSGGQTTHQREVVWISSIAVFTMKTDFAGIKDTKIASIYTTVKAFGLD from the exons ATGATGGTGTTATGGGTCACAATGCTTCTTCTTCATAAAGGAC ATTCACTAGTTCCAGTCACCACAGTTCAACTTGGGGAACCTGTGACCTTCATGTGTGCTAATAAGGACCTGAACCTCAGGAGTAAAGAAATTCACTGGTACAAGCAGAGTCCTGGAGATACTCTGAAATTAATTGTCACAGTGTTACAATCATCACCTAAAGAAATAGAGTTTTCTGAATCAAGAATGAAGGTAACAACTGATAAGTATTTTAGCAACTTCACCATTTTGAGGACGATAAGAGAAGATGAAGGAATGTATCACTGTGGAGTCACAGAGTGGATTAAAACTGAATGGAGTGGGACGTATTTGTTAGTGAAAG GAAATAGTCAAAGGACATCAAATTATACTGTTGTTCAGTGGTCGACACCATCTGATCCAGTCCGTCCAGGAGTCTCAGTGACTGTCCAGTGttcacttctctctgactctgaGAACAAGAAGTGTCCAGGAGATCACAGTGTGTACTGGTTCAGAGCTGGATCAGAGAAATCTCATCCAGAAATCATCCACACTGATGGAAATCATCAGTGTGAGAAGAGATCTGACACTGTGAAGAGCTGTGTTTATGGCTTCTCTAAGACCATCAGCTCCTCTGATGCTGGGACTTATTACTGTGCTGTGGCCACATGTGGACagattttatttggaaatggaaCTAAACTGGACATTGACG AAACCAGCGTGTTGTCACACACAGCCGGTGTCATcatttctctgctgtgtgttgttttggctTTAAGTCTGATTGTTATATCCGTCCTCATCTGTGGCATCCAGAATAACAAGTGTGGTGATG CCGCTGTTTCCTTGCATAAAAACAGTGGAGGTCAAACTACTCACCAG AGAGAAGTTGTTTGGATTTCTTCTATTGCTGTCTTTACCATGAAAACTGACTTCGCTggaataaaagacacaaaaatagcATCGATCTACACTACAGTGAAAGCATTCGGATTGGATTAA